The Dreissena polymorpha isolate Duluth1 chromosome 10, UMN_Dpol_1.0, whole genome shotgun sequence genome includes a region encoding these proteins:
- the LOC127848031 gene encoding protocadherin Fat 1-like, translating to MNIIIIVCSWVLFASQVECNIPIFTHPSGGDQTTPPCAENMPVSTSVDSVTLADTTGFNVAIHSQTPPFPPFQMTFADIKWNLITPASVTIDREKTQNFTFVFIGTDGSADPRNTVLSIPLTLIIEDENDNFPQFLNDSYARIIYDSVIPEFVLLTIQASDADASPKITYSITAGDDDNTYFIDPNTGNLTVTTPGNLNPVTIPSYNLSVQANDSRNVNTTFVTIHVLDDPCVPTPCANKGTCCRNHTNYTFTCAVGWLGDTCNKSTVDLILNPCISNPCANGGTCVVIGKSFKCICASGIQVPNCSITDPTTISSTKSQGDPCSSKPCQNGGTCSVAGTSFDCR from the exons AtgaacatcatcatcattgtttGTTCATGGGTTCTGTTTGCGTCGCAAG TGGAATGCAACATCCCAATATTTACGCATCCGTCTGGAGGGGACCAAACTACACCACCATGTGCCGAGAACATGCCTGTATCAACAAGTGTAGATTCAGTAACTCTAGCAGATACTACAGGCTTCAACGTAGCCATCCACAGTCAGACTCCTCCATTTCCCCCATTTCAAATGACTTTTGCGGATATAAAGTGGAATCTGATTACGCCGGCTTCTGTTACTATCGACCGAGAAAAAACCCAAAATTTTACGTTTGTTTTCAT CGGTACAGACGGCAGTGCAGACCCTAGAAACACCGTTCTGAGCATCCCGTTGACTTTGATCATAGAAGACGAGAACGACAACTTTCCCCAGTTTTTAAACGATTCCTACGCACGGATTATTTATGATTCAGTGATCCCGG AattcgttttattaacaatacaAGCTTCAGACGCCGATGCCTCTCCGAAAATCACATATTCCATTACAG CGGGAGACGACGACAACACTTATTTTATTGACCCAAACACAGGAAATTTAACAGTAACCACACCTGGGAACCTTAACCCGGTCACCATACCATCATATAACCTCTCTGTTCAGGCAAATGACAGTAGAAATGTGAACACTACTTTTGTGACTATACACGTTTTAG ATGACCCATGTGTTCCAACACCGTGTGCTAATAAAGGAACATGCTGCAGAAACCATACAAACTATACGTTTACGTGTGCTGTTGGTTGGCTCGGAGATACCTGTAACAAGAGTACAGTCGACTTAAttt TGAACCCATGTATCTCTAACCCGTGCGCAAACGGCGGCACGTGTGTTGTTATTGGGAAATCGTTTAAGTGTATATGTGCTTCGGGTATCCAAGTGCCCAACTGTAGTATCACCGACCCAACAACAATCTCATCAACCAAATCTCAAG GTGATCCTTGCAGTTCTAAACCATGTCAAAACGGGGGAACATGTTCGGTTGCTGGAACTTCGTTTGATTGCCGATGA